The sequence below is a genomic window from Streptosporangium lutulentum.
CCGTCACGACGAGGGGCGGTGACTTCGCGGGGACCTTCTCGTTCCAGAGGTTGCCGGGGGTGTCCAGGGTGGCGAGGGTCTTGCCGCCCGCGGCGAGCGTCGCGGCGCCCCGATCCTGGCCGCCCGGCGGGGTGACCACGCCGACGACGGCCTCGCCGGGATCGGGACAGACGGTCGTCACGGAGGCGACGGGCACCTTCGACGCACCGGGCACGGGAGCGGCGACGGCCTTCGGCCGGGTCGCGAAGGCCACCCCGTACAGGGCGGCCAGGGCCACCAGGACCAGGACCAGGAGGCCGAACCTGTTCTCGATCAGGGATTTCACCGGGTGGCCAGCTCTCTCACGGGCTCGGGCTTGTCCTGGGGGGCGTGCTCGTCGGCCTCGGGCCGTGAGCCGGGCGCCGCCAGGACCAGGACGACCAGCACCGTCAACGCCTGGGCCCAGAGCCAGCGGCCGTGCCAGGGGTCGCCGGGCGGGGCGGGGGGTACGGCGGCGGGCTGGATCAGCCGCCACATCCCGATCGTGCGGGACAGGCTCATCCGGGCCAGGGCGGGCTGGGAGTCCAGCGCCCGGCTGATCTCCGGCTCCACCGGGGCGGCCACCACGACGAACTGCACGCCGTGGGCCGACAGCACCCGGGCGTCGTCGCCGCCCCTTCCCGACACCAGCCCGGCCGCCGCGATCCGGACCTGCTCCCGGGGGCCCTCGGGCACGGGGATGTCGGCCTCTCCGATCAGTGGGGTCCGGCCGCGCAGCACGGTGAAGGTCAGGGCGCCCCGCCTGGCGCGAAGGAGCAGGGTCCGCTCGCCGGCGGCCGAGCTGACCGCGGCCAGCGCGGGAACCACCTCGCGCACGGTCCCGCTGATCGGCCCCTCCACGCCCTTGGTGATCCACATGCCCGCCGCGAGCAGCGGCGTGGAGAACGCGATGAGCACGACGACCAGCGCGGCGACCTTGCGTGTCCCGCCCGCCGCGCGGAACTCGACGATCCGGTGGGCGGTGAGCGCGGCCACCATGAGCATGCCCGTGGCGGCGAAGGCCAGCGGCACTCCGGGCCAGGCGGGCGCCTGGGCGTCGCCGTTCAGCGAGGTGACCGGGGTCCTGCTGACCAGGATCGCCACCAGCACGCCGAAGAGCGCGACGCCCCAGCCGACCGCGATGATCATCCGGTTGCGGCGCATCAGCAGCGCGGCCAGGCAGGCGGCGATGAGGCCGCCGGTCACCCACAGCGGCGGCATTCCGGGACCGCCGGGGCTGAGCAGCAGCAGCGACTCCGCGGGCAGCCGGGGGTCGACCAGCGCGGGCTGGTGCAGCCCGGCCTCCAGCAGGAGCCGTCCGGGGTTCCCTGCCATCTGGGCCAGCCAGGGAAACAGCAGCGCCGCAGGGACCCCGAACGCGATGACCATGGAGACGACGACGCCCCTGCGCGGGAAGGCCAGCGTGGCCAGCGCGCCGAGAATCGCGGTGAGGGGGTAGACCAGCGGGGCGAAAGCCGTGCCGACGGCCAGGAGGAGGCCGAGGCCCCAGGCGGCGCGGCGGGCGCGGCGCCTCTCGCCCGTCAGCACGACGGTGGCCAGCGCCGCGTAGACGGGCAGCAGCACGAAGACCACGGCGGTGCCGAGCCGTCCGGCGGAGATCGTTCCGGTGGCCACGGGCAGGAGCGCGTAGGAGGAGGCCAACCAGACGCGGGTCCACCGTCCGGAGATCATCGACCGGGTCGCCGCGTAGGCGGAGAACCCGGCCAGCGGCACGCAGCCGAGCAGCAGCAGGGAGACCGCGAGCCAGGTCTTGCCGAACAGCACCGTGGACAGCGCGGCCAGCACCGCGACGTACGGCGGAGCCCACCCGCCGCTGCCCAGTCCCGTCTGGTGGTACCCCTCGGTGTAGAGGTCCCACAGGTCGGAGGCCCCGCCGGCCACCGGGACGAGCGCGCCGCCTCCCATCCTGGCGCCGCCGAGCAGGGCACGCTCCGCGATCAGCGTGACCACGGTCAGCGCCAGGAAGAGCAGGACGCCCGGATTGCTGAAGGTCCGCTGCATCACCCCGGCGTCGGAGAGCAGCTCCTCTCCGTCCTCCTCCTGCCGCGTGGAGGCCACGAGGTGGTGCCGGCCCGCGGACTCCACGAAGCCGGACCCGGCCAGGTAACTCTGGGCCCGGTTCGCGAGCCGCTGGTAGCCCGCGCCCGGCGGGGTCAGCAGCCTGCTGATCGCCGCGTAGCTCTGTTTGCGGCCCTTGGCCCGGGCACGCCGGGCTTTGATCATCCGGATGGGATGGCCGAACACCGAGCCGAACGCGGCGAACTCGTCCATCGCGTTGGCGGGCTGTTTGGCCACCAGGAACAGCACCGTGCGGAAGATCGAGCCGAACAGGTTGCGGATCAGCGCCCACAGCAGCGGCCGGAACGGCAGGTTCGTCATGACCACGAAGAGGGCGTTGCGGCGGTCCAGCCGCCGGGGGTGGTCGCCGCTGGCGGTGATGCGACGGCGACGGCGGGCGGCGGCCTCGGCGTGCCAGGCGATCGCCGCGGGGACGTTCTGCACGCGGTGCCCGGCGGCCCTGACCCGCCAGCACAGGTCGAGGTCGTCACGGAACAGCGGCAGGGCCGGATCGAGCCCGCCCACCTCGTCCCAGACGTCCCTGCGGATCAGCATCCCCGCGCTGGAGACCGAGAGCACGTCCTTGACGCCGTCGTCGTACTGTCCCTGGTCGAACTCCCGGGCCTCCAGGCCGGTGTCCCTGCGGCCCGTGCGGTCGACGGTGACGCCGACCTCCAGCAGGAGTCGCCGGTCCATCCAGTCGCGGAGCTTCGGGCCGAGCACCCCGGCCTTGGGATCCTGGTCGGCGGCCCGGAGCAGGGTCTGCAGGGCCCGGGCGTCCGGCGCGCAGTCGTCGTGCAGCAGCCAGATCCACTCCCGCCCCCCGCCGGGTCCCAGACGGTCGAGCACCTCGGCGACGGCCTGCCCGAAGCCGGTCGAGCGGGGCAGGGTGAGGACGGCGTTCGGGCCGAGCGAACCGGTCAGCAGTGCGGCGCTGCCGTCCCTGCTGCCGTTGTCCACCCCGACGACTCGATCCACCGGCCGGGTCTGCTTGAGCAGTGCGTCAAGGGTCTCCCCCAGCCAGCGGGCACCGTCGTGGGACACGACGATCGCGGTGACGGTGTGATGGGGGCGTGGGGGATCGGTGATGGACATATGTCCTGCGGTTCAGAGGGGGGCGCTGATCGGCGACAACGATACGGCACCCTATGTCCGCCTACGTCTTATACATGGTCACGCGCGAAAAAAGGGGTCACGTGGCTGGCCGGCCACATGACCCCTGGAGATATTCGTCAAGCGCCCACGCTGGGCGCCACACACTGCCTGTCAGACTGCCTCACGCTTGATCCGGCGGCGTTCCCGCTCGGAGAGCCCACCCCATATGCCAAACCGCTCGTCATGCTCAAGTGCGTACTCAAGACACTCCGCACGCACCTCACA
It includes:
- a CDS encoding glycosyltransferase family 2 protein, whose translation is MSITDPPRPHHTVTAIVVSHDGARWLGETLDALLKQTRPVDRVVGVDNGSRDGSAALLTGSLGPNAVLTLPRSTGFGQAVAEVLDRLGPGGGREWIWLLHDDCAPDARALQTLLRAADQDPKAGVLGPKLRDWMDRRLLLEVGVTVDRTGRRDTGLEAREFDQGQYDDGVKDVLSVSSAGMLIRRDVWDEVGGLDPALPLFRDDLDLCWRVRAAGHRVQNVPAAIAWHAEAAARRRRRITASGDHPRRLDRRNALFVVMTNLPFRPLLWALIRNLFGSIFRTVLFLVAKQPANAMDEFAAFGSVFGHPIRMIKARRARAKGRKQSYAAISRLLTPPGAGYQRLANRAQSYLAGSGFVESAGRHHLVASTRQEEDGEELLSDAGVMQRTFSNPGVLLFLALTVVTLIAERALLGGARMGGGALVPVAGGASDLWDLYTEGYHQTGLGSGGWAPPYVAVLAALSTVLFGKTWLAVSLLLLGCVPLAGFSAYAATRSMISGRWTRVWLASSYALLPVATGTISAGRLGTAVVFVLLPVYAALATVVLTGERRRARRAAWGLGLLLAVGTAFAPLVYPLTAILGALATLAFPRRGVVVSMVIAFGVPAALLFPWLAQMAGNPGRLLLEAGLHQPALVDPRLPAESLLLLSPGGPGMPPLWVTGGLIAACLAALLMRRNRMIIAVGWGVALFGVLVAILVSRTPVTSLNGDAQAPAWPGVPLAFAATGMLMVAALTAHRIVEFRAAGGTRKVAALVVVLIAFSTPLLAAGMWITKGVEGPISGTVREVVPALAAVSSAAGERTLLLRARRGALTFTVLRGRTPLIGEADIPVPEGPREQVRIAAAGLVSGRGGDDARVLSAHGVQFVVVAAPVEPEISRALDSQPALARMSLSRTIGMWRLIQPAAVPPAPPGDPWHGRWLWAQALTVLVVLVLAAPGSRPEADEHAPQDKPEPVRELATR